The following coding sequences are from one bacterium window:
- a CDS encoding VWA domain-containing protein, giving the protein MTDLETLAHPEWSLPLGLIVAACAVALGWAFFRGERALLRWVGTAPGRRDRLLRDVLLLMAIAALAIALIGPRFGTRELRIPATGLDLVMLMDVSRSMTSGDNPPSRMARSRQIATGVLERLGEGDRAALAIFAGQGELVTPFTSDKSALAEMLPALDPTLFSDASSNGKAGVRAALPAFSTSGPRPRLLLVLSDGEIGRLPGVLASEVAQADARVVAVLLGTETGGPIPDRGRPLRGAKGKPVHTRRVLSDLAPLIEASGGRLFLADGWGEVDLPALVAEIRRDAIPTAEGTLLRRVPITWVAPPAFLVWLLLLLEAWPGTFRTKRAAVEPMARFPGRRWASLARALPWLVLATFLPGAAEPQPDPRPVLEAQIRAAGADSRVLVALGIARARAGEIAEAEHAFRAAALRGGDSRTAALAWYDLGVLALEGGRLEEARHAFFESLALDAGSHKAKFNLEWTLTALRKEEQVPPENQPHETDPTSPPEAEEAQDTDDGDEAQPDEAREERAARTPEETRPPENSPQEPVSRRSRDEPQPPSMDQAEAERWLDAQEDDVRAALDAQLGSSGGPWVGGSRW; this is encoded by the coding sequence GTGACCGACCTCGAAACCCTCGCCCATCCCGAATGGTCGCTGCCGTTGGGCCTGATCGTCGCTGCCTGCGCGGTGGCTCTCGGCTGGGCCTTCTTCCGAGGTGAACGCGCGCTCCTGCGATGGGTCGGCACGGCGCCAGGGCGCCGGGACCGCTTGCTGCGCGACGTCTTGCTTCTGATGGCCATCGCTGCGCTGGCCATCGCCCTGATCGGGCCGCGCTTCGGCACCCGCGAACTTCGAATTCCCGCCACGGGTCTCGACCTGGTGATGCTCATGGATGTGTCGCGCAGCATGACTTCGGGAGACAACCCTCCGAGCCGGATGGCCCGGTCGCGGCAAATTGCCACCGGCGTGTTGGAGCGCCTTGGCGAAGGAGACCGCGCAGCCCTGGCCATCTTCGCAGGCCAGGGTGAACTCGTGACTCCCTTCACCTCGGACAAGAGCGCTCTCGCCGAGATGCTCCCCGCCCTCGATCCGACGCTGTTCTCGGACGCCAGCTCCAATGGCAAAGCGGGCGTGCGTGCCGCCCTGCCCGCTTTCTCTACATCCGGCCCGCGCCCGCGCCTGTTGCTCGTGTTGAGCGACGGCGAGATCGGACGCCTGCCGGGAGTTCTCGCCTCGGAGGTCGCCCAGGCCGACGCGCGTGTGGTGGCGGTCCTGCTCGGTACGGAGACTGGCGGGCCGATCCCCGACCGGGGCCGACCGCTCCGAGGCGCCAAGGGCAAACCGGTCCACACCCGGCGTGTGCTCTCCGATCTCGCGCCCCTCATCGAGGCGAGCGGCGGTCGGCTCTTCCTGGCCGATGGCTGGGGCGAGGTCGACCTTCCCGCACTCGTCGCCGAGATCCGCCGCGATGCCATCCCAACCGCCGAGGGCACGCTACTCCGACGCGTGCCGATCACCTGGGTTGCCCCACCGGCATTCCTCGTCTGGCTCCTACTCCTCCTCGAAGCGTGGCCGGGCACGTTTCGCACGAAACGAGCCGCCGTGGAACCGATGGCCCGGTTCCCCGGTCGACGCTGGGCGAGCTTGGCGCGGGCTCTTCCGTGGCTCGTGCTGGCAACATTCCTGCCCGGTGCGGCGGAGCCCCAACCAGATCCGCGGCCTGTCCTCGAAGCGCAGATCCGTGCGGCCGGCGCAGACAGCCGGGTGCTCGTGGCGCTCGGCATCGCCCGGGCCCGCGCTGGCGAGATCGCCGAGGCCGAGCATGCCTTCCGTGCCGCTGCGCTCCGCGGTGGCGACTCGCGAACGGCTGCGCTCGCCTGGTACGACCTTGGCGTGCTCGCCCTCGAGGGCGGCCGGCTGGAGGAGGCCCGGCACGCCTTCTTCGAATCCCTTGCACTCGATGCCGGAAGCCACAAGGCAAAATTCAACCTGGAGTGGACCCTGACGGCGCTGCGGAAGGAGGAGCAGGTGCCTCCCGAGAACCAACCCCACGAGACCGACCCTACGAGCCCGCCCGAGGCAGAAGAAGCCCAGGACACTGATGACGGTGACGAGGCGCAACCGGATGAGGCTCGCGAGGAGAGAGCGGCCAGAACTCCCGAAGAGACAAGGCCCCCTGAGAACTCGCCGCAAGAGCCCGTCAGCCGACGGAGCCGCGACGAGCCGCAGCCTCCCAGCATGGATCAGGCCGAAGCCGAACGCTGGCTCGATGCACAAGAGGACGATGTACGAGCCGCACTCGATGCGCAGCTCGGCTCATCAGGCGGACCTTGGGTCGGGGGATCGCGTTGGTAG
- a CDS encoding protein BatD has protein sequence MILLTLLLRTSGAAEVPCQATVSVVPDEAFVGQQVLYILQIEQRRDVTRVRFQPPLSFPTMRSEWLPTVRLPDPGEGTRAMQERRALHPGHAGELRVPEAGLLCETPTGSHPVRVPGVALRIRPVPVAARPDNWNGLVGPVSLQWSLVPDHVALGETARLSVRIEGPGTVWRVDPAVERMLAPGNADVFVLDADEQRDKGRDLSIRTYRRYDVVPRRIGEIIFPGLRVASFDPASERFDEHVLPDLTLQVSAPTHSTGTSEPGRETRPVAGEPATPRESASSRQISGFLLGGFALAALLVSGVLLFRRRVARRPEPKEIAGHLLTEATTCLDRGEPALAATTLAECLATLTRHTADVDDPFAADAASSASRELALLAGRLDRARFSGSADEPELRAIATELGARFVTDRTSDC, from the coding sequence GTGATCCTGCTAACGCTGCTGCTTCGAACATCCGGAGCTGCGGAGGTTCCTTGTCAGGCGACCGTAAGCGTGGTGCCGGACGAGGCCTTCGTCGGCCAGCAGGTTCTCTACATCCTGCAGATCGAGCAGCGACGCGATGTCACACGGGTTCGATTCCAGCCACCGCTCTCGTTTCCAACGATGCGTAGCGAATGGCTCCCTACAGTGCGGCTGCCGGACCCGGGCGAGGGCACTCGCGCCATGCAGGAACGTCGGGCCCTGCATCCGGGACACGCCGGAGAACTCCGGGTACCCGAAGCGGGCCTGCTCTGCGAAACACCCACCGGGAGCCATCCCGTGCGCGTCCCCGGGGTCGCCCTGCGCATCCGACCGGTGCCCGTAGCTGCCCGCCCCGACAATTGGAACGGCCTGGTCGGGCCAGTGTCACTCCAGTGGAGCCTCGTACCCGACCATGTGGCGCTTGGAGAAACGGCGCGGCTCAGCGTTCGCATCGAAGGGCCGGGCACCGTCTGGCGGGTTGATCCTGCCGTCGAGAGGATGCTGGCTCCCGGCAACGCGGACGTCTTCGTCCTCGACGCTGACGAACAGCGCGACAAGGGGCGAGATCTCTCGATCCGCACCTATCGACGCTACGACGTGGTGCCACGCCGAATCGGTGAGATCATCTTTCCCGGACTTCGGGTCGCGAGCTTCGATCCGGCCAGTGAACGTTTCGATGAACACGTTCTTCCGGATCTGACTCTCCAGGTTTCCGCACCCACACACTCCACAGGTACGTCCGAACCCGGACGAGAGACGCGGCCGGTGGCGGGGGAGCCTGCGACACCCCGCGAAAGCGCATCCTCCCGGCAGATCTCGGGCTTCCTGCTGGGAGGGTTCGCCCTGGCCGCCCTTCTGGTGAGTGGCGTCTTGTTGTTCCGCAGGCGAGTTGCCAGGCGGCCGGAGCCGAAGGAAATCGCTGGGCATCTTCTCACAGAGGCCACGACGTGCCTCGACCGTGGCGAACCGGCCCTTGCCGCCACAACCTTGGCGGAATGCCTGGCAACCTTGACGAGGCACACCGCTGACGTGGACGATCCCTTCGCTGCGGACGCCGCGTCCTCGGCTTCTCGAGAGCTCGCACTCCTGGCCGGGCGCCTGGATCGCGCTCGTTTCTCCGGATCTGCCGACGAGCCGGAGCTGCGTGCAATCGCGACCGAACTCGGCGCACGATTCGTGACCGACCGAACCAGCGACTGCTAA
- a CDS encoding fumarate hydratase → MTDFHFQELFELSDDGTEYRKLTDEHVSTLKVDGREVLKIEPEALRLLAGEAIRDVSHLLRTAHLKQLSAIFDDPEASENDRFVALELLKNANVAAGMVLPSCQDTGTAIVMGKKGQDVFTGANDEQALSHGIYDTFANTNLRFSQMAPLSMYDEKNTGTNLPAQIELYATPGNEYSFLFITKGGGSANKSYLYQQTRALLNPESLLAFVDEKIRTLGTAACPPYHLAIVIGGTSAEHTLKTVKLASTKYLDTLPTTGNEYGRAFRDLELEARVLELSQKTGIGAQFGGKYFCHDVRVIRLPRHGASCPVAIGVSCSADRQIKAKITREGVFLEKLETNPAQFMPDVSDQDLPGEVIAVGLTRPMDEIRATLTQHPIKTRLSLTGTLVVARDIAHAKLKERIDRGEGLPQYFKDHMVYYAGPAKTPEGHASGSFGPTTAGRMDSYVGLFMEHGGSMISLAKGNRSKQVTEACKEHGGFYLGSIGGPAAILAQDCIKHVEVLEYPELGMEAVWKIEVENFPAFIVVDDKGNDFFADI, encoded by the coding sequence ATGACCGATTTTCACTTCCAGGAACTCTTCGAGCTCAGTGACGACGGAACCGAGTACCGCAAGCTCACCGACGAACACGTGAGCACCTTGAAGGTCGATGGCCGCGAGGTCCTGAAGATCGAGCCCGAAGCCCTGCGTCTCCTGGCGGGCGAAGCAATACGCGATGTCTCTCATCTCTTGCGAACCGCTCACCTGAAACAGCTCAGTGCGATCTTCGATGATCCGGAAGCTTCCGAGAACGATCGCTTCGTCGCCTTGGAGTTGTTGAAGAACGCCAACGTCGCCGCAGGAATGGTGCTGCCCTCTTGCCAGGATACGGGCACCGCGATCGTGATGGGCAAGAAGGGTCAGGACGTCTTCACCGGCGCGAACGACGAGCAAGCGCTTTCCCACGGCATCTACGACACGTTCGCCAACACCAACCTGCGCTTCTCACAGATGGCTCCGCTTTCCATGTACGACGAGAAGAACACGGGCACGAACCTGCCCGCGCAGATCGAGCTGTATGCCACTCCAGGCAACGAATACAGCTTCCTGTTCATCACGAAGGGCGGCGGCTCGGCCAACAAGAGCTACCTCTACCAACAGACACGAGCCCTGCTCAACCCGGAGTCCCTGCTCGCCTTCGTCGACGAGAAGATCCGAACCCTCGGCACCGCGGCGTGCCCTCCCTACCACCTGGCGATCGTGATCGGCGGCACCTCGGCGGAGCACACCCTGAAGACGGTGAAGCTCGCGAGCACGAAATACCTCGATACGCTGCCGACCACTGGAAACGAGTACGGCCGGGCCTTCCGCGATCTGGAGCTCGAGGCCCGGGTGCTGGAACTCTCCCAGAAGACGGGCATCGGCGCCCAGTTCGGCGGAAAGTACTTCTGTCACGACGTGCGTGTCATTCGCCTGCCCCGGCACGGCGCGTCCTGCCCGGTGGCGATCGGCGTGTCCTGTTCGGCGGATCGGCAGATCAAGGCCAAGATCACCAGAGAGGGCGTGTTCCTCGAGAAGCTCGAGACGAATCCCGCTCAGTTCATGCCGGATGTCTCGGATCAGGACCTGCCCGGCGAGGTGATCGCCGTGGGTCTGACCCGGCCCATGGACGAGATCCGAGCGACGCTGACCCAGCACCCGATCAAGACGCGCCTGTCCCTCACGGGCACACTCGTCGTCGCCCGCGACATCGCTCACGCGAAGCTGAAAGAGCGCATCGATCGGGGCGAAGGGCTGCCCCAGTATTTCAAGGACCATATGGTCTACTACGCCGGGCCGGCCAAGACGCCGGAAGGCCACGCCTCCGGCTCGTTCGGCCCGACGACCGCCGGAAGGATGGATTCCTATGTCGGACTCTTCATGGAGCACGGCGGCAGCATGATCAGCCTGGCCAAGGGAAACCGCTCCAAGCAGGTGACCGAGGCCTGCAAGGAGCATGGAGGGTTCTACCTCGGCTCGATTGGCGGCCCTGCCGCAATCCTCGCACAGGATTGCATCAAGCACGTCGAGGTGCTCGAGTATCCAGAGCTCGGCATGGAGGCGGTCTGGAAGATCGAAGTCGAGAATTTCCCGGCCTTCATCGTGGTCGACGACAAAGGCAACGATTTCTTCGCCGATATCTGA
- a CDS encoding EAL domain-containing protein yields the protein MTNPNLFLGRQPIVDRNEQIVAYELLFRSSAESARADFSDQSQAAASVVVDTFMHMGPNKVLGQALGFFNVTRAVLESGAMAVLPTDRVVIEILEDIVPDGSAMAACEALRKEGFSLALDDYVPGDPREEMLALVDWVKVDLLETDPKKLKRLVRQLRSTDAKLLAEKVSTRAEFERCHALGFEYFQGFYFAYPETLTDRSMEPGQAALLDLMGRLQRDEDTQCVVEGLKPHPSLSVGLLRIANSPAMARAQRMARVEDALVFLGRRQLQRWLAVLLFAENSPGGFRDPLLVTAAKRGRLLELAARHMDVDQAWCERAFLVGILASIDALLGHPKQEVIQELCLDSESEAALLTHSGQLGQLLFTAEAFERGEFARVEEALADLGIPADEFQADEVAAYAWVHELAGEIS from the coding sequence ATGACCAATCCCAACCTGTTTCTTGGCCGCCAGCCGATCGTCGATCGAAACGAGCAGATCGTCGCCTACGAGTTGCTCTTCCGATCCTCGGCGGAGAGTGCTCGTGCGGATTTCAGCGATCAGAGCCAGGCGGCGGCGAGCGTGGTGGTGGACACCTTCATGCACATGGGACCCAACAAGGTGTTGGGCCAGGCGCTCGGCTTCTTCAACGTCACGCGGGCCGTACTCGAGAGTGGCGCCATGGCCGTGCTTCCAACGGATCGCGTGGTCATCGAGATCCTCGAGGACATCGTTCCGGATGGTTCCGCCATGGCCGCGTGTGAGGCGCTGCGCAAGGAAGGTTTCTCCCTCGCCCTCGACGACTACGTGCCAGGAGATCCGCGTGAGGAGATGCTCGCGCTCGTGGATTGGGTGAAGGTCGACTTACTGGAGACCGACCCGAAGAAGTTGAAGCGTCTCGTTCGTCAACTGCGCTCCACCGACGCCAAGCTCCTCGCTGAGAAGGTTTCGACCCGCGCGGAGTTCGAGCGCTGTCATGCCCTTGGTTTCGAGTATTTCCAGGGTTTCTACTTCGCCTATCCGGAGACCTTGACAGACCGTTCGATGGAGCCAGGCCAGGCGGCGTTGTTGGATCTCATGGGACGCCTGCAGCGCGACGAGGACACGCAATGCGTGGTCGAAGGCTTGAAGCCTCATCCGAGCCTGAGCGTAGGCCTGCTTCGCATCGCCAACTCACCCGCCATGGCGCGCGCCCAACGGATGGCGCGGGTCGAAGATGCGCTCGTCTTCCTTGGCCGTCGTCAATTGCAGCGCTGGCTCGCCGTGCTGCTCTTCGCCGAGAACAGCCCCGGCGGCTTTCGTGATCCACTGCTCGTCACCGCCGCCAAGCGTGGCCGTCTGCTCGAGCTTGCGGCTCGCCACATGGACGTGGACCAGGCGTGGTGCGAGCGTGCATTCCTGGTCGGAATTCTCGCCTCGATCGACGCGTTGTTGGGCCATCCGAAGCAGGAAGTCATCCAGGAGCTGTGTCTGGATTCCGAATCCGAGGCGGCGCTTCTCACCCACTCGGGCCAGCTCGGGCAACTCCTGTTCACGGCCGAGGCCTTCGAGCGGGGTGAGTTCGCGCGGGTCGAAGAAGCACTGGCCGATCTCGGAATCCCGGCGGACGAATTCCAGGCCGACGAAGTCGCCGCCTACGCCTGGGTCCATGAGTTGGCCGGAGAGATCTCGTAG
- a CDS encoding acylase, with product MIERAVAVFFLLLFLGFGVVAFWAVMPEDLELDPEAYLAAAEAYEVRIIRDAYGVPHIYGKRDADVAYGLAFAHAEDDFLTIQKVGLATRGRLSAVEGIDAAPIDFMVQWMGVWDAVDAGYESEISAETRAIAEAYAVGVNHYAALHPEAVLPGAIPFSGRDIVAGFAFKTPLFYGFQQVMLELFEEDRQRDLALSPTENAFHLTDVPQPILGSNAVAVGPGRSADGATRLLINSHQPYTGPVAWYEVRLHSEEGWDVAGGVFPGGPVMLHGANRHLAWASTVNQPDLADVYVLDVDPDDQNRYRLDGEWRAFEQGEASFAVKLLGRLRWTVTRELLKSMHGPVLRRPHGTYGIRFVGMGEIRGVEQYMRMNKARSVDEWRDAMRMQALPSINFVYADEVGNMGYVYNARFPKRREGWDWKGYLPGDRSDLVWTEYHTYDEAPQLMNPSSQVVTNANSDPFHATVGEENLKRENYPESFGIERRMTNRALRALELYGGDDSITAEEFRAYKFDKRYSAKSAAREIVATILAADPETLGDDPDYAEARELLAAWDFTATAASRTAPIAIISLTPVVVAMMKEEPPLDPLDTFRDAVAVLRQHHGRLDPTWGEVNRFHRGDLELPADGGPDVLRALEAFVLDEDGTYSVKSGDSLVMFVEWDAEGKQRVETVHQYGSATLDRASPHFADQVPLFLSEGTKKVLWTLEELLPTATRDYRPGESG from the coding sequence TTGATCGAGCGCGCCGTGGCAGTCTTCTTCCTTCTCTTGTTCCTCGGGTTCGGGGTCGTCGCCTTCTGGGCGGTCATGCCCGAAGATCTCGAGCTCGATCCCGAGGCGTACCTCGCGGCGGCGGAAGCCTATGAGGTGCGCATCATCCGCGACGCGTACGGCGTCCCGCATATCTACGGCAAACGGGATGCCGACGTGGCCTATGGCCTCGCTTTCGCCCACGCCGAAGATGACTTCCTGACGATCCAGAAGGTCGGTCTGGCGACGCGCGGTCGGCTCTCTGCGGTCGAGGGCATCGATGCTGCACCGATCGACTTCATGGTGCAGTGGATGGGCGTGTGGGATGCGGTCGACGCCGGCTATGAAAGCGAGATCTCGGCGGAGACCCGCGCCATCGCGGAGGCCTACGCAGTTGGTGTGAACCACTACGCGGCTCTTCACCCGGAGGCCGTACTGCCGGGTGCCATTCCGTTCTCCGGCCGCGATATCGTCGCCGGCTTCGCCTTCAAGACGCCACTCTTCTACGGCTTCCAACAGGTGATGCTCGAGCTCTTCGAAGAAGATCGGCAACGCGATCTGGCGCTATCGCCGACGGAGAACGCCTTTCATCTCACGGATGTGCCGCAGCCGATCCTCGGATCGAACGCGGTGGCGGTGGGCCCTGGCCGCTCGGCCGATGGTGCGACTCGCTTGCTCATCAATTCGCATCAGCCCTACACCGGCCCCGTCGCCTGGTACGAAGTGCGGCTGCATAGCGAGGAAGGCTGGGACGTAGCGGGGGGCGTCTTCCCGGGCGGCCCCGTGATGCTTCACGGAGCCAATCGCCATCTCGCCTGGGCCAGCACCGTCAATCAACCGGACCTCGCCGATGTCTATGTGCTGGATGTCGATCCAGATGACCAGAACCGCTATCGGCTCGATGGAGAATGGCGAGCCTTCGAACAGGGCGAGGCCTCGTTCGCCGTGAAGCTGCTCGGTCGGTTGCGCTGGACGGTTACCCGCGAGTTGCTGAAGAGCATGCATGGCCCAGTCCTGCGCCGCCCTCACGGCACCTACGGCATTCGTTTCGTGGGCATGGGCGAGATTCGTGGGGTGGAACAGTACATGCGTATGAACAAGGCCCGCAGCGTCGACGAGTGGCGGGATGCGATGCGGATGCAGGCTTTGCCCTCGATCAACTTCGTCTACGCCGATGAAGTGGGCAACATGGGCTACGTCTACAACGCCCGTTTTCCCAAACGGCGCGAAGGTTGGGATTGGAAGGGTTACCTGCCGGGCGATCGGTCCGATCTGGTCTGGACGGAGTACCATACCTACGACGAAGCGCCGCAGTTGATGAACCCGTCCTCCCAGGTTGTCACCAACGCCAATAGCGATCCCTTCCATGCGACCGTCGGCGAGGAAAACCTGAAGCGGGAGAACTACCCGGAGAGCTTCGGCATCGAACGACGCATGACGAATCGGGCGCTACGCGCTCTCGAACTCTACGGCGGCGACGATTCGATCACGGCCGAGGAGTTCCGCGCCTACAAATTCGACAAACGCTATTCCGCGAAGAGCGCCGCTCGGGAGATCGTTGCAACCATCCTGGCGGCTGATCCGGAAACTCTCGGAGACGATCCGGACTACGCGGAGGCGCGGGAACTCCTGGCGGCCTGGGATTTCACCGCAACGGCGGCGAGCCGCACCGCTCCCATTGCCATCATCAGTCTGACGCCGGTGGTCGTTGCCATGATGAAGGAAGAACCGCCGCTGGATCCGCTCGATACGTTTCGCGATGCCGTGGCCGTACTCCGCCAACACCACGGCCGCCTCGACCCGACATGGGGTGAAGTCAACCGTTTCCATCGCGGCGATCTGGAACTGCCTGCTGACGGAGGGCCGGATGTCTTGCGAGCGTTGGAGGCCTTCGTGCTGGACGAGGACGGTACCTACTCGGTCAAGTCGGGAGATTCTCTCGTGATGTTCGTCGAATGGGATGCTGAAGGGAAGCAGCGGGTCGAGACCGTTCATCAATATGGGAGCGCCACACTCGATCGCGCCTCGCCTCATTTTGCCGACCAGGTGCCGCTCTTCCTGAGCGAGGGCACGAAGAAGGTGCTCTGGACCCTGGAGGAGCTTCTCCCTACGGCGACCCGCGACTATCGGCCCGGCGAGTCCGGGTAA
- a CDS encoding 2-hydroxychromene-2-carboxylate isomerase, with the protein MGRPIEFWFEFASTYSYLTAMRIDTIAAAAGAEILWKPFLLGPIFRAQGWNDSPFNLYPAKGRYMWRDMERLCNGYGLSFRKPSVFPRNGLLATRVALVAIDRGFGPAFVRDIYHANFADDREIGDVAVVTNILEALGEAPAAVLQAADTAENKQRLREQTEQAREAGLFGAPTLRVGDELFWGNDRLGDAVARATLGDL; encoded by the coding sequence GTGGGGCGGCCGATCGAGTTCTGGTTCGAGTTTGCAAGCACCTACTCGTATCTCACCGCGATGCGCATCGACACGATCGCTGCGGCGGCCGGGGCCGAGATCCTGTGGAAACCGTTCTTGTTGGGCCCGATCTTTCGAGCCCAGGGCTGGAACGATTCGCCCTTCAATCTCTACCCGGCGAAGGGTCGCTACATGTGGCGCGATATGGAGCGGCTTTGTAACGGCTACGGGCTTTCGTTCCGAAAGCCTTCCGTGTTTCCGCGGAACGGGCTGCTGGCAACAAGGGTTGCACTGGTTGCGATCGACCGCGGGTTCGGCCCCGCGTTCGTGCGCGATATCTACCACGCGAACTTTGCGGACGATCGCGAGATCGGAGACGTCGCGGTCGTTACGAACATCCTCGAGGCACTCGGCGAGGCGCCCGCTGCGGTTCTTCAAGCGGCGGATACGGCGGAGAACAAGCAACGTCTGCGCGAGCAGACGGAGCAGGCTCGGGAGGCTGGACTCTTTGGGGCGCCGACACTACGTGTGGGAGACGAGTTGTTCTGGGGAAATGATCGGCTCGGGGATGCGGTGGCCAGGGCGACCCTGGGTGATCTCTGA
- a CDS encoding DUF427 domain-containing protein — MEDRYGRPPDLAAARAHWRTKKRSKPAEREAIGPGDESVWDYPRPPRLEPARRPVRVLLAGRVVAASTQALRVVETASPPVYYVPPADVAPGAFVPSELESFCEWKGLARYFDLRVGDVYAENAAWSYPEPDEGFEPLRDFLAIYPGRALSCYLGGERVGAQPGRFYGGWVTDEIKGPFKGEPGTEDW; from the coding sequence ATGGAGGATCGTTACGGACGCCCGCCGGATCTGGCTGCAGCCCGCGCCCATTGGCGCACCAAGAAACGCTCGAAACCTGCCGAGCGCGAAGCGATCGGGCCTGGCGACGAATCCGTTTGGGACTACCCGCGTCCCCCGCGGTTGGAACCCGCTCGCCGGCCGGTGCGGGTGTTGCTTGCCGGGCGGGTCGTAGCGGCTTCGACGCAGGCACTGCGCGTGGTCGAGACGGCGAGTCCACCCGTGTACTACGTGCCCCCCGCGGACGTGGCCCCTGGCGCGTTCGTGCCGAGTGAACTCGAGAGCTTCTGCGAATGGAAGGGACTGGCCCGCTATTTCGACCTGAGGGTCGGGGATGTCTACGCCGAGAATGCCGCCTGGTCCTACCCGGAGCCCGACGAAGGTTTCGAGCCCTTGCGTGACTTCCTGGCGATCTATCCCGGTCGCGCCCTCAGCTGCTACCTGGGCGGGGAACGCGTGGGAGCCCAACCCGGCCGGTTCTACGGTGGCTGGGTAACGGATGAGATCAAGGGCCCGTTCAAGGGCGAGCCCGGTACGGAGGATTGGTAG